CTTTCACTTTATAATACCCTGCATTCAGTACGATCTCTCCAATTCCGGTTACCTGGGTTTTATCAAAAGATGTATCCTCAGAATTCCTGCTAAGGGTAACGTTAATGATCTTCTTTCCCTTCGTATTATTTTCACCGATACGATTTTCCTCACCCACACCATCGCTATCTTCCAGCTTCACCTTTTTAAGCGGATACTCATCATACCTGAATACCAGTACCGGATTTTTACCGGTAACCTTTATTGTATAGCCACCTGCACTACCTGTTACAACTTTCTGATCCGTTCCTTCCTGAAATACTGAAACCCCGCTTAAAGCACCTGATTTCCCTGTGACGGTACCTGAAATCTCACGTACCTGTCCTATTGCTGAACAAGACACCAGCAATACCAGCCCAAAAGCCATTTGAACATGACTCAGGCTGCAAAAGTTTTTTTTCATACTTTTGAATAAGTTTAATTTATTAGACAATGCTCTTTCCTGCCAAGCGGTCAACTTTTATGGAAAGGGCTTTTTCATTTTCCTATGGTTTTATTTTTCTATTTTTTTGTAGTTACTTCCTGTTCTTTTTCTATCCTTTCTATTTACTTTCATTTCGTTTGTTATTATTTCCCCCTCCTTTCTTACGCTTCTGAATTCCTCTCTGAAGAATAATATATGCCGCATCAAGCATCCTGTTCAAATGGATATAAGGTCCAACCAGATTCCCTTCCGGTCCATATCTATAGACTCTAAGAGAGTAATAGACAATTCCGGAAATAAAGTAGTCAAACTTCCGAGCATTATATTCCTCAAAGGCTCTTTCAAAAACCAAGAGTGGATTTTCATATTCTTCGTGAGACAGAGCACCCATCATCAGTAATGAGCTCACTCTTTCCCCTTCCTTCACTTTCCATTTCCCAGCCTTCCTGCTTATCCTATCACCTTCATGGATCAATAAGCGCAGTGATTCATAAAACTTCAAAACGACAGAAGGTTCTTCCTTTATCCAGTCTTTCCCATTTACCGCATACTGCATTATGGAACTGAGCATCTGTTTTACTGCAACCAGATCGTTACTCTGAAAGAATTCCTCAATACCCCGTAGATCCTCCCCCTTCTTCCTACCCGGTTCAACAGCCATTTCTTTATTTTTCAATGTTTTTTAGTGTAAATACCCATTTCAAAAACCATGTAGGAGAAACCCAAGACAAAGCATAAAGCTCCTCCTTACAAGGTCAAATGTGAATATGAATGAAATCTGTGTTCCCGTGAAAGCCCTAAAGCCGCAATGGATTGTACACCCCATTGTACCGTATCAGTATACCTCTATTTTGTAAAGCGGCTTAGAATAAAAAGATAATTGTAGAAAAGCAGAACTGCATCAATAAAAAACGGCATGGGACTCTACAATATCCGATCTGAGGCACTGGTATACCCTACGTACAGATAAGAGAGCCCACGCCTAGGTCGTGAGCTTCCTGCTTATCATCTTGTACGTTAAAAATTACCAGTTTTCAGATCAAGACTCTAAGCAATAGCTTCTAATATTTAGTTGAAGTATCGCAAAGTTACATTTATTGCAACCTATTTTACAAATATAAAGAAAAAAAAGAACATCATTCGCTATAACGAACAGTAAATTTCAATTAAATCTCTTGTTTTGAGTAATGAATATTGTGGATATGCAAAATAAAGATGTTTTGAATAGAAAAAATGCTTTAGTAAATAAACATTTATGTAATTTTATTGAAAGTAAATTTCTTCGTGAATACTATGATCAGGAGGGTAATATTGTTTCACAAAATAAGTATGCTAAACTATGCGGAATTACATCTTCTACAATTTCAAAATTGAAACTACCTGCAGGTTATGATGTACCAATGTCGACAATTTATAATATACTTCGACATGAAAGATATTCATTAGAAAAATTCTTTAAAGAATTTGAAAATGTGAAAGGTATCAATATACCAGATTAAAGGCAATCATCATTAGATATTATTAATTAATCTCCATTCAGTATAAAGTTACCAGCACGAAAGTGATGAATCGAAAACTATTGCAGATGTAAAAAATTAGATGATTTTGCAAACAAAGAATCTACATCTTTTCGCCAAACCTTACAATTTCATCACATACTGGTAAAAATCCTTTATGATTATTGGAGCTTTTCTCCTAAAATTGAACTAGTACTAAGACTTTTTTAGGTTATAAAACTATTATCAAATCCATAATTTATTAACGTTTCGTAAAAATTAATCTTCAATTTGATTATCAATCAAATACATTTATATAAATTTAAGATTAGTAAATAATTCTAAAATTCTACTCTATGTATTTATTAATTACTTCAATGGTCTTTTTACTATTAGGTTTTGCATTACGTTATTGGATAAATCGGCGAAAGTTTAATCGTCGGGGCATTGGTGGAATTGAAGAGTTTTCTAGTTATGAAAAAGCTACAATCCTGAGATATTTTGAACGCTTTGGAAAATGGATTTCTTATATTTTAATAGCCATAGGTCTACTTTATGTATGGAGGTATTATAGATCATCATGAAATAAAGATCGGAAGTTTATTAGGTAAATGAATCCAATTGCACTCCTGGCTAATTACTTTATAATATAATTACAAAAACAAAAGATTAACTTAAATAAAGGTTAATCTTTTGAGATGTTATTAATTAGCTATTCAAAATGAGCCTTTTCTTCCTACAGGCGTTAGAATGGCTTATTTTACTCTCTCTTTTGCAATTGTAATAGCTAATTATTCTTTGGGTTAGAATTCCCATCAAATATGAAATTAAAATTAATCCTAATATTTTCCTCGAACTAATTCAACCCCAAATTTATTTTCTTCATTATATTTTTTACATTCTACAATAAACATTTGGTGCCCAAATGGACTTTTATATAGTGCAATAATATCTTTACCTCCATCTCTTGTTTGCAGTGTTAATGTTACATCAAATCCTTTACTTCTAATATTTTCGTAAAGCTCTTTCCATTATTAATTTAAAATTGGTTTTGATCTTATTTTGAGATTTAATTTTT
This Chryseobacterium sp. G0162 DNA region includes the following protein-coding sequences:
- a CDS encoding restriction endonuclease, whose translation is MRSKGFDVTLTLQTRDGGKDIIALYKSPFGHQMFIVECKKYNEENKFGVELVRGKY